In a single window of the Elaeis guineensis isolate ETL-2024a chromosome 6, EG11, whole genome shotgun sequence genome:
- the LOC105037463 gene encoding protein VERNALIZATION 3-like encodes MQRETDPLVVGRVIGDVVDPFIRGIPLRATYGSREVTNGRDFRPSQVVSQPRVEVGGNDLRTFYTLVMVDPDAPTPSDPRLREYLHWLVTDIPATTGATFGREAMCYESPRPTMGIHRFVFVLFEQLGRQTVYAPAWRQNFRTRDFAELYNLGSPVAVLYFNCQRESGSGGRRMYL; translated from the exons ATGCAGCGCGAAACAGACCCTTTGGTGGTCGGTAGGGTCATTGGGGACGTGGTGGACCCGTTCATTAGGGGCATACCACTTAGGGCGACATATGGCTCAAGGGAGGTTACCAACGGAAGGGACTTCAGGCCATCGCAGGTCGTTAGCCAGCCCAGGGTCGAGGTTGGAGGCAATGATCTCAGAACATTCTACACCCTC GTCATGGTGGATCCTGATGCTCCAACTCCAAGTGATCCAAGGCTTCGGGAATATTTACACTG GCTAGTCACGGATATCCCGGCAACCACTGGGGCAACTTTTG GACGAGAAGCCATGTGCTACGAGAGCCCGCGACCGACCATGGGGATCCACCGCTTCGTCTTCGTGCTGTTCGAGCAGCTCGGCCGCCAGACCGTGTACGCCCCCGCGTGGCGCCAGAACTTCCGTACCCGGGACTTTGCAGAGCTCTACAACCTCGGCTCTCCGGTCGCCGTCCTCTACTTCAATTGCCAGAGGGAGTCTGGCTCCGGTGGCAGACGCATGTACCTCTAA